The genomic segment GGAGGAATAAGTGCGGCACAGAGCATGCCGCCGGCGATGACAGAGCCAAAAGCGAGCCACATAATCCAGAATACTGGCGAACGCAGGAGTTCGCTCGGAGTATAGTGTTTTTTGGCGCCAGTCTGGCTTGTGGTGGCCTTGGCTACCCATCCCGCAGGACGCCAACCCTCTGCCGGGTTGCGGAGCAGCCAGGCGGCCATTAAGCACATCGCAAAACTGATGACGGCGATGATAAGAAGGGTGCCCTCTATGCCCAGAACGGGAATCATGGAGTTGGCCTTGATAGGTGCCACCACCGTGCCAGCTAACCCCACGCCCATCACGGCACAGGATATAGCGAAGGCAGGTATGTCAGGAAACCACTTGCGCACTGGGGGTGCGACGCAGGCGTAAATCGTGCCAGCACCCATGCCGCCCGTAAAACCATAGGTGAGAAAGAGCCACCAAGGGTAGGGGAAGCGGCTAACCATAGCTGCTAAACCAAACCCAAGGAAGATTAGTACCGCCCCCAGTAAGCAAGTTTTTTGTGGCCCGATGGTATCTTGCAAGCGCCCCGCTGGCACCATAAACAAGGCAAAAACCAAGAAGAAAATAGTGAAGGGCATGGCGGCCTCTGCCGTCGACCACCCAAATCTTTCGACTAGAGGTAAAACCATCGGCCCCCAAGCGTAGGCCACCCCAGCCACAAAAGCGAGGACAAAACCTGCTAAGACAACGCTCCATCTGGTCCATTCGTGTTTGTTCATTACTTCTCTCCGACCTTCCTGGAACGCTGTGGACCGTTTATAGTTTGTCCATTTGTTCCGCATCGCTACTTTGGCACAGCCTACTGTGCCTAGCATTAATTCCACATGTCTATTTTAATTCCTGCCGTAAGGCCTTGGCAAATGCCGCGAGGATAAAGACACACAGTACTACTTACATGGGCCAACCACACATTCATGGATAGCCCCCCGCATCTCAGCAAGAGGGGCCTTTACGCCGGTCCAGATTTCAAAAGCCGCCGCACCTTGGTAGAGGACCATGCCCAAACCATTACTAGTGCGACAGCCCGCCTGTTCTGCCTCCTGCAAAAGGCGAGATTTCAGCGGGTTGTATAAAATATCACAAACTACAAGGCGTTTGTCAAGCCATGCCGCAGGAAGGGGGGTTTGGTCTTCGTGGGGGTTCATGCCTACCGCGGTGGCGTTTACAAACACGTCGACTTGTGACAGGGCTGCCTGCGTTTCTCTCGGGTCTACAGACACTACCTCGGCACAGGCGGCAAGCTTGTTGACGTCCGCGGCGAGTTCCACCGCACGGTTGGTTTCTACGTCGGCGAGAAATATGCGCCGTGCACCGCGCAAGGCTAGCACCGTGGCTATAGCACGCCCTGCGCCCCCACAGCCCATGATAAAGAAAGAGCACCCGAGAATATTAATATTTAAGTCCTGGTGAAGAGAGGTGGCAAAGCCTACTCCATCGGTATTGTAGCCGATGAGCCTGCCCTCCTCGACCTTGACTGTATTTACGGCACCAATCACTAAAGCACTAGGCTCAATTTCATCAAGATGAGGCATGACGGCTATTTTGTTGGGCTTGGTGACGTTTAAGCCGGCAAAATTCATGCGCCGGATGCCCCGCAGTAGGTCGCCCAAGTCATCTACCTCGGCTTCGATGGGAAAGTAGAGGTAGTTGAGGTTGGCTGCGTGAAAGGCTCGGTTTTGCATGGTTGGCGAGAAACTTTGCTTTAGAGGCTTGCCTAGTAGGCCAATGAGCTTGGTGGTGACATCAATGGGGTTCATAACACTCCTCCTCACTTGCTAAAGCGCTGCCGCCAGGCAGTAATTTGCGCCTTCCATTCAACTTGGTTGAGCAACATAAAG from the Bacillota bacterium genome contains:
- a CDS encoding OFA family MFS transporter, whose product is MNKHEWTRWSVVLAGFVLAFVAGVAYAWGPMVLPLVERFGWSTAEAAMPFTIFFLVFALFMVPAGRLQDTIGPQKTCLLGAVLIFLGFGLAAMVSRFPYPWWLFLTYGFTGGMGAGTIYACVAPPVRKWFPDIPAFAISCAVMGVGLAGTVVAPIKANSMIPVLGIEGTLLIIAVISFAMCLMAAWLLRNPAEGWRPAGWVAKATTSQTGAKKHYTPSELLRSPVFWIMWLAFGSVIAGGMLCAALIPPFGRLVMGLTPVEAASAVAVFSGFNGFGRPVAGYLSDKFGVVRVMVASFLLQAVTLVLFHLIAVNLVTLYLAAALVGWGLAVVLATFPALTATVFGTKHLGVNYGLVFTGLAFGAFMPAVGAAVYDATGSFTPAFLGAGALALFGALLCSTLTWKYKM
- a CDS encoding shikimate dehydrogenase, which encodes MNPIDVTTKLIGLLGKPLKQSFSPTMQNRAFHAANLNYLYFPIEAEVDDLGDLLRGIRRMNFAGLNVTKPNKIAVMPHLDEIEPSALVIGAVNTVKVEEGRLIGYNTDGVGFATSLHQDLNINILGCSFFIMGCGGAGRAIATVLALRGARRIFLADVETNRAVELAADVNKLAACAEVVSVDPRETQAALSQVDVFVNATAVGMNPHEDQTPLPAAWLDKRLVVCDILYNPLKSRLLQEAEQAGCRTSNGLGMVLYQGAAAFEIWTGVKAPLAEMRGAIHECVVGPCK